A DNA window from Arachis hypogaea cultivar Tifrunner chromosome 18, arahy.Tifrunner.gnm2.J5K5, whole genome shotgun sequence contains the following coding sequences:
- the LOC112772599 gene encoding UPF0481 protein At3g47200: MDHNHVMNDIRRMLQGAEPPLTTECCIYKVPFDIRRLNHDAYTPKVVSIGPFHHGSTRLQNMERHKLIYCNEFLQRAGGTTLDLDSFVSRIEQAEPDIRRCYSDIIPLSPEKLVKVVLVDCTFIFELFWRHFYGDWSKDDTLLWKPWLTTNIRLDLLLLENQIPFSILEDLFNHSGVGKVHSFLDLTFDYFGYYNSSNLTPPNVKIEHFTDLLRVFYLKPLESLPFTKGRTNESMIQLKSATELVDAGVKFDVNTKSNCAMDLRFSGKKVLEIPMLRVEDWTETLFRNMMALEQCHYPDEAYFTDYIAVLDFLINTSRDVDVLVKKGILVNWLGDADSVASLFNGLWKNITHVNFSEHYYTLCRDLDLFCIDPLHKLKATLWRDYGRTPWQAAASIAGFLLLILSLIQTVCSILQVVPK, translated from the coding sequence ATGGACCACAATCATGTTATGAATGATATTAGGAGGATGCTGCAGGGTGCAGAGCCACCATTGACCACCGAATGTTGCATTTACAAGGTGCCCTTTGATATCCGCAGGCTCAACCATGATGCATACACCCCAAAGGTTGTTTCCATTGGACCCTTCCACCATGGCAGCACCAGGCTGCAAAACATGGAGAGACACAAGCTTATATACTGCAACGAGTTCCTCCAGCGAGCCGGCGGCACAACTCTCGATTTGGACAGTTTTGTCAGCCGCATTGAGCAGGCCGAACCCGACATCCGGCGTTGTTACTCCGATATTATTCCCTTGTCACCTGAGAAACTTGTCAAAGTAGTGCTTGTTGATTGTACTTTCATATTTGAACTTTTCTGGAGGCACTTTTATGGGGATTGGTCAAAGGATGATACCCTTTTGTGGAAACCTTGGTTGACAACCAACATAAGATTGGATTTGTTGTTGCTTGAAAATCAGATTCCTTTCTCAATTCTTGAGGACCTTTTCAATCATTCTGGTGTTGGTAAGGTCCATTCATTTCTTGATCTTACCTTTGACTATTTCGGGTACTACAATAGCTCTAATTTGACTCCTCCTAATGTTAAGATAGAACACTTCACTGATCTGCTTAGAGTATTTTACTTGAAGCCTTTGGAATCATTACCTTTCACCAAGGGTAGGACTAATGAATCTATGATACAGCTTAAGAGTGCTACCGAGTTGGTTGATGCAGGAGTTAAATTTGATGTGAACACTAAGAGCAATTGCGCAATGGACTTGAGATTCTCCGGGAAGAAGGTTCTTGAGATCCCTATGTTGAGAGTGGAGGATTGGACCGAGACATTGTTTCGCAACATGATGGCATTGGAGCAGTGTCACTACCCGGACGAGGCCTACTTCACCGACTATATTGCTGTCTTGGACTTCCTTATAAACACTAGTAGGGATGTGGATGTGCTGGTTAAAAAGGGAATATTGGTGAATTGGTTAGGGGATGCTGATTCTGTTGCCAGTTTGTTCAATGGTCTTTGGAAGAACATTACTCATGTGAATTTCAGTGAGCATTACTATACACTTTGCAGAGACTTGGATCTTTTCTGCATAGATCCTTTGCATAAATTGAAAGCTACCTTGTGGCGCGATTATGGCAGGACTCCATGGCAAGCTGCTGCATCCATTGCTGGATTCTTACTCCTAATCCTCTCTTTGATTCAAACAGTTTGTTCTATCTTACAGGTTGTGCCGAAATAA
- the LOC112771850 gene encoding uncharacterized protein encodes MPPSKVISKSSSSTSPSPPPPPRSSSSKSWTNNISSVAARIFFVLIIFQIPLFRVTCRSGTCTTPLHVTSSQLISSEIFPVPVVKALLFPGAAVNGLIHNMTVPKWGDLLELYNLTNVKEASAVNDLQRLEVLAGSYFSVAGSLVGILKPGKMSMFGTLLIVWGLVKEGVLGKPVSTDPSKAAYVYPTMILALICAFASVKYDLKKANRLSARAQSTARPLSSSSKSKLK; translated from the exons ATGCCCCCTTCCAAGGTCATATCCAAATCATCGTCATCAacatcaccatcaccaccaccaccgccacgATCATCATCATCGAAATCATGGACAAATAACATATCCTCCGTAGCAGCACGCATCTTCTTCGTCCTCATCATCTTTCAGATCCCTCTTTTCAG GGTGACTTGCAGATCTGGCACGTGCACGACGCCATTGCACGTGACGTCGTCGCAGTTGATTTCGAGTGAGATATTCCCTGTTCCTGTTGTGAAGGCTCTTCTGTTCCCTGGTGCTGCTGTGAATGGACTCATCCATAACATGACTGTTCCAAAATGGGGTGATTTGTTGGAATTGTATAACTTGACCAATGTTAAGGAAGCTTCTGCTGTTAATGATCTTCAACGCTTGGAG GTTCTTGCTGGAAGCTACTTCTCAGTGGCAGGATCACTTGTGGGTATCCTAAAACCCGGAAAAATGAGCATGTTCGGGACACTTCTTATAGTTTGGGGACTGGTCAAGGAAGGAGTTTTGGGGAAACCAGTAAGTACTGATCCTTCAAAAGCTGCCTATGTCTATCCAACAATGATTCTTGCCTTGATCTGTGCTTTCGCATCTGTAAAGTATGATTTGAAGAAGGCTAATAGATTATCAGCACGTGCCCAGTCAACAGCTAGACCACTTTCTAGTTCATCTAAATCTAAGCTGAAATAA